In one window of candidate division KSB1 bacterium DNA:
- a CDS encoding T9SS type A sorting domain-containing protein translates to MLKRFTTFVGILAVLVTLTGNVSGQVPNLLWQDNFNDTAIDPNALFSIDGTGVGWLRFTADVGLVGSSVLQIDNELVVTSGNFAGLASVGIIQSNGVPFINPQDSSGTHAALLRDPPYGSPDEVITFQINFVNFTNPAGSYFALGARSDFSDTSEVFTNPDPREDTPGYPLFVSPGAGVVRLATFGDPRPGAPLQSLAPESWTVLGASTFAFAADTYYWCKYYLKGGDVKVKFWTGEKADEPAAWLIEATDPTPRVTGEWLTFAFVGTVADSGTTFKLDNLTVEGFDSTATAVASDETQIPTSFTLDQNYPNPFNPTTTIHYELQTPSEVVLKIYDALGKEIRELIHSKQPAGSNSAVWDGKDDAGQLVSSGIYIYRVQAGNQILSKKMVLLQ, encoded by the coding sequence ATGTTAAAACGGTTTACTACTTTTGTTGGTATATTGGCAGTATTGGTAACCTTAACCGGTAACGTTTCTGGGCAAGTCCCCAATTTGTTGTGGCAGGACAATTTTAATGACACAGCAATTGATCCAAATGCACTGTTTAGCATCGATGGCACGGGTGTCGGCTGGCTGCGATTTACCGCGGATGTCGGATTAGTCGGTTCGAGTGTTCTGCAAATCGATAACGAGTTGGTTGTCACATCTGGCAATTTTGCAGGACTTGCTTCCGTGGGCATTATCCAATCAAACGGAGTGCCTTTCATAAATCCACAGGACTCTTCAGGGACGCATGCAGCTCTGCTCCGAGATCCCCCTTATGGCAGCCCGGACGAAGTCATTACTTTTCAGATCAATTTTGTGAATTTCACAAATCCTGCGGGTTCTTATTTTGCTTTGGGAGCAAGATCAGATTTTTCCGATACTTCGGAAGTTTTTACGAATCCTGATCCCAGGGAGGATACACCTGGATATCCATTGTTCGTTAGCCCTGGTGCTGGTGTTGTAAGGCTTGCGACTTTTGGGGACCCGCGCCCGGGCGCTCCGTTGCAGAGTCTGGCTCCGGAAAGCTGGACAGTTCTCGGTGCGTCTACGTTTGCTTTTGCGGCTGATACCTATTATTGGTGCAAATATTATCTCAAAGGAGGAGACGTTAAAGTGAAATTTTGGACTGGTGAAAAAGCAGATGAACCGGCTGCATGGCTTATCGAGGCAACAGATCCGACTCCTCGAGTTACAGGAGAGTGGCTAACCTTTGCATTTGTCGGTACTGTGGCGGATTCTGGAACGACATTCAAGCTTGATAACCTAACGGTAGAAGGATTCGATTCGACTGCCACTGCAGTTGCATCGGATGAAACACAGATTCCAACTTCATTTACCTTGGACCAAAACTATCCAAACCCGTTCAATCCAACCACAACGATTCACTATGAATTGCAGACCCCTTCTGAGGTAGTCTTGAAGATTTATGACGCACTTGGTAAAGAAATCAGGGAGCTGATCCACTCAAAACAACCGGCTGGCAGCAACTCCGCTGTTTGGGATGGAAAAGACGATGCCGGCCAACTCGTCAGCTCCGGTATATACATTTACAGAGTACAGGCAGGGAATCAAATCCTAAGCAAAAAAATGGTACTTTTGCAATAA
- the acs gene encoding acetate--CoA ligase yields the protein MNTEIKFAPDLGFSKRAHVQSLEQYHELYNQSIEDPDLFWGRIAERVDWYKKWDKVSEYDFITADIKWFIGGKLNVSYNCLDRHVNAGHGDKTAIIWESNDPSVSKTITYSELLEQVQKFANALKAIGVQKGDRVCIYMQMIPELPIAMLACARIGAIHSIVFGAFSADSLRNRINDSSCKILITQDTAVRGEKQDIPMKANADSALEDCPSIKNMIVVQRTGGSVDWNEDRDIWWHECIRNAEAKCPPEQMDAEDPLFILYTSGSTGKPKGVLHTTGGYLVYASYTHEIIFDYHEGDIYWCTADIGWITGHSYIVYGPLANRAISVMYEGVPNYPDFGRFWQVVEKHKINLFYTAPTAIRALMKEGDSWPEKQNLSSLRLLGTVGEPIKEPDWMWYHKVIGKEQCPIVDTWWQTETGGILITPLPGAIPTKPGSATLPFFGIYPVILDQAGKELEGAAAGFLAIKRAWPGLMRTVYGDHERFRKTYFSQYPGYYFTGDGAKRDEDGYYWITGRVDDVLNISGHRIGSAEVEGAIGKAAGVAEAAVVGFPHEIKGEAIYAFVTLKTGEFPDDEHKENIRASVRKEIGPHATPDKIQFNPALPKTRSGKIMRRVLRKIAEGDIENLGDISTLADPSVVDALIDGRQ from the coding sequence GTTGATTGGTACAAAAAATGGGACAAAGTCTCTGAGTATGATTTTATAACGGCAGATATTAAATGGTTTATTGGCGGCAAGCTAAATGTCAGTTACAATTGCCTGGATCGCCATGTTAATGCAGGACATGGAGACAAAACTGCTATTATTTGGGAGAGCAATGATCCGTCGGTATCTAAAACAATTACTTATAGTGAGTTATTAGAGCAAGTGCAAAAATTTGCAAATGCTTTAAAAGCCATAGGAGTGCAAAAGGGTGATCGGGTTTGTATTTATATGCAAATGATACCTGAATTACCCATCGCTATGTTGGCTTGTGCCAGGATTGGGGCGATTCATTCGATTGTATTTGGCGCTTTTAGCGCTGATTCATTGCGTAATCGAATCAATGATTCATCTTGCAAAATATTAATTACCCAGGATACGGCAGTTCGGGGTGAAAAACAAGATATCCCCATGAAAGCCAATGCTGATTCAGCGCTGGAAGATTGTCCTTCAATAAAAAATATGATCGTGGTACAAAGAACAGGTGGTTCTGTTGATTGGAACGAAGATCGGGATATTTGGTGGCATGAATGTATAAGAAATGCCGAGGCTAAATGCCCTCCTGAACAAATGGATGCTGAAGATCCTTTATTTATTCTCTATACCTCAGGGTCCACCGGCAAACCAAAAGGAGTTTTACATACGACCGGTGGGTACCTGGTTTATGCATCCTACACTCATGAAATAATATTTGATTATCACGAAGGTGATATCTATTGGTGCACAGCTGATATCGGGTGGATAACTGGACATTCATACATTGTATATGGCCCATTGGCAAATCGTGCAATTAGTGTGATGTACGAAGGAGTACCCAATTATCCTGATTTCGGACGTTTTTGGCAAGTTGTAGAAAAACACAAAATTAATCTATTTTACACTGCCCCAACGGCAATTCGTGCTTTAATGAAAGAAGGAGATTCATGGCCTGAAAAGCAAAATCTTTCTTCATTAAGACTCCTTGGAACAGTCGGTGAGCCCATCAAAGAGCCCGATTGGATGTGGTATCACAAAGTTATCGGAAAGGAGCAATGTCCGATAGTCGATACCTGGTGGCAAACCGAGACCGGTGGAATATTGATCACACCCCTTCCGGGAGCGATTCCTACCAAACCAGGTTCTGCAACCCTGCCATTCTTTGGAATTTATCCAGTCATCTTAGATCAGGCTGGTAAAGAACTTGAAGGAGCAGCAGCCGGATTTTTAGCCATAAAACGTGCCTGGCCGGGATTAATGAGAACGGTTTATGGAGATCATGAACGTTTTCGTAAAACTTATTTCAGCCAATATCCCGGTTATTATTTTACCGGAGATGGAGCAAAAAGGGATGAAGATGGTTATTATTGGATTACCGGAAGAGTTGATGATGTCCTCAATATATCCGGGCATCGAATTGGCTCTGCTGAAGTGGAAGGTGCAATCGGTAAAGCAGCAGGCGTTGCAGAAGCGGCCGTGGTTGGATTTCCCCATGAAATTAAGGGTGAAGCTATTTATGCATTTGTGACTTTAAAAACCGGAGAATTCCCTGATGATGAGCACAAGGAAAATATCAGAGCCAGTGTTAGAAAAGAAATTGGACCACATGCTACGCCTGACAAAATCCAATTTAACCCTGCTTTACCGAAGACCAGATCCGGTAAAATTATGCGGAGAGTATTGCGAAAAATTGCAGAAGGAGATATTGAAAACCTTGGCGATATTTCGACCCTGGCAGATCCTTCGGTTGTCGATGCTTTAATTGATGGCAGGCAATAA